Proteins encoded by one window of Tunturibacter psychrotolerans:
- a CDS encoding condensation domain-containing protein, with amino-acid sequence MKQQSQAATGGTTNTPEEMPVVASMVPPADEVYVMAATQGQIRFWSLDQMHPGNPALNMPLMWQCRGELNVDLLAKAFTLAVRRHEMLRTTFAMVDGKLSQIIGGPYSVALPVKNLQHIPDAANSPEVGKLIREHAAYRMDLHSGPLLVLKLLKFAPQHHLLLVTMHHIICDGISLGILLRDIAVFYEALMEEKEAVLPELPIQFADFAVWQEEWRKSEAAETSLNFWRKTLGTNFGRIELPHDATPEGVRDTLTDSESGDIETFLISPELTARAHEFCKDQNVTLNILLFSIFCALLHRVTGQRDIVVGSPCANRNEDTEELIGLFMNIQVLRVGIEAHETFRSLLTKVQDWTLGAYENQELPFEELIYDSHFSYDNTSFEIPIFFLYQKSFMVIQRVAGLEITPLRSMSPGAVFEWMFAIVDRPEEGPRLQLEYNPNYFRPKTIQRYLMSFIALLESAVRDSSTHLEKMAPSDDFLPATLPDIRSRIVTRRNAQPFQEKQFDGGAEIMEKLEDQVATISDPIEVQLLELWRSMLGVESISAETNVFTLGVSSLSILRLVTRMNSLYSMGFGLASLISAPTIKMVAELVRKRYAPNTVTSLVPIQPVGTKRPLYIVHGAGGNVVNFYGLTTRIGADLPVYGVQAQALEVDQPALLRLEDMAAHYLMEIRRVQPKGPYHLLGYSFGGIVVLEMAHQLLAAGEAVGLLGMLDTRARDYIEDRPTESSSNNGRGSQHGALAGFFRSHLGHGSAKGWWEFFVKDLQERRVRYTITLAARMFSTLPAFLKNTHEINAVAARNYKVKPLSRRLTLFRAANQADSSIPSDNGWSPIFKEGVEIHEVPGDHWQVLSGPGIDVLAKAIHGCLRRFDEPTG; translated from the coding sequence ATGAAGCAACAATCTCAAGCGGCGACGGGGGGCACTACGAACACTCCAGAGGAAATGCCCGTCGTAGCCTCGATGGTGCCGCCGGCGGACGAAGTGTACGTGATGGCCGCCACGCAGGGACAGATTCGCTTCTGGTCTTTGGACCAGATGCATCCCGGGAACCCCGCGCTCAATATGCCGCTGATGTGGCAGTGCCGGGGCGAATTGAATGTAGATTTGCTGGCCAAGGCTTTTACTCTGGCGGTGCGCCGGCACGAGATGCTGCGAACGACCTTCGCGATGGTGGATGGAAAACTTTCGCAGATCATCGGAGGGCCTTACAGCGTTGCGTTACCTGTTAAAAACCTGCAGCACATACCTGATGCAGCTAACTCACCGGAGGTGGGGAAACTAATTCGCGAACATGCGGCCTATCGCATGGATCTGCATAGCGGACCGCTTCTCGTACTTAAACTTCTGAAGTTCGCTCCACAGCATCATCTGTTATTAGTCACGATGCATCACATCATCTGTGATGGCATCTCTCTTGGCATACTTTTGCGCGATATTGCCGTCTTCTATGAAGCTTTGATGGAAGAGAAGGAAGCTGTTCTGCCGGAGTTGCCCATCCAGTTTGCTGACTTTGCTGTATGGCAAGAGGAGTGGCGAAAAAGCGAGGCAGCAGAAACGTCGCTCAACTTCTGGCGCAAGACACTCGGGACAAACTTTGGGCGTATCGAGCTTCCGCATGATGCTACTCCTGAGGGAGTGCGAGATACTCTGACAGATTCCGAGTCAGGAGATATCGAGACGTTTCTTATCTCCCCTGAGCTCACCGCGCGAGCTCATGAGTTTTGCAAAGATCAAAATGTGACGCTGAATATTCTATTGTTCAGCATATTTTGCGCTCTTCTTCACCGGGTAACTGGCCAGCGGGACATTGTCGTTGGGTCTCCATGTGCGAACAGGAACGAGGACACCGAAGAGCTGATCGGTCTCTTCATGAATATCCAAGTGCTTCGTGTCGGGATCGAGGCCCATGAGACCTTTCGATCTTTGCTTACGAAGGTGCAGGATTGGACCCTTGGCGCTTACGAAAATCAGGAGCTCCCATTCGAGGAGCTGATCTACGATTCTCATTTTTCTTACGACAATACTTCGTTCGAAATTCCAATCTTCTTTCTCTACCAAAAGTCTTTCATGGTGATTCAGCGCGTTGCCGGGCTTGAAATTACGCCACTGCGATCGATGAGTCCTGGTGCTGTTTTCGAGTGGATGTTCGCCATCGTCGACCGGCCGGAGGAAGGGCCGCGGCTGCAACTTGAATACAACCCAAACTACTTTCGTCCGAAAACTATTCAACGTTATCTGATGAGTTTCATCGCGTTACTAGAGTCTGCCGTCCGAGACTCGTCAACACATTTGGAGAAGATGGCTCCGTCAGACGATTTTCTTCCCGCGACACTTCCTGATATCCGGAGCCGAATTGTAACTCGCAGAAACGCGCAGCCGTTCCAAGAAAAGCAATTCGATGGTGGCGCCGAAATCATGGAGAAGCTGGAAGACCAGGTTGCGACCATCAGCGACCCGATCGAGGTTCAGCTGCTCGAGCTTTGGCGCTCAATGCTGGGTGTCGAAAGCATCTCCGCGGAAACCAATGTATTTACGCTTGGAGTAAGTTCGCTCTCAATTCTTCGGCTCGTCACCAGGATGAACAGCCTGTATTCCATGGGTTTCGGCCTCGCCAGCCTAATCTCTGCACCGACGATTAAGATGGTCGCGGAGTTGGTACGCAAACGTTACGCGCCTAACACGGTGACGTCGCTCGTGCCGATCCAACCCGTGGGCACGAAGCGCCCTCTCTATATTGTCCATGGTGCTGGAGGAAATGTAGTCAACTTCTATGGCCTCACGACAAGAATTGGCGCAGATCTACCAGTCTATGGAGTGCAGGCACAGGCGCTTGAGGTGGACCAGCCAGCGCTGCTGCGCCTCGAGGATATGGCCGCGCACTACCTGATGGAGATTCGACGAGTTCAGCCAAAGGGCCCCTATCACTTGCTCGGCTATTCCTTTGGCGGAATTGTAGTACTCGAGATGGCCCACCAATTACTCGCTGCGGGCGAAGCGGTTGGCCTGTTGGGCATGCTGGACACGAGAGCGAGGGACTACATCGAAGATCGGCCGACAGAATCATCCTCGAACAATGGGCGCGGGAGCCAACATGGCGCTCTTGCAGGATTTTTTCGCAGCCACCTCGGCCATGGGAGCGCAAAAGGATGGTGGGAGTTTTTTGTCAAAGACCTCCAGGAACGCAGAGTTCGTTACACAATTACGCTTGCTGCACGAATGTTCTCTACGTTGCCAGCCTTCCTGAAGAATACGCATGAAATCAACGCTGTCGCTGCGCGAAACTATAAGGTGAAACCGCTTTCACGCCGGCTGACTCTTTTTCGGGCCGCGAATCAGGCAGATAGCAGCATTCCCTCCGACAATGGCTGGTCGCCGATCTTCAAAGAGGGAGTCGAAATTCACGAAGTTCCCGGAGATCACTGGCAAGTTTTGTCTGGTCCGGGAATCGACGTGCTCGCGAAGGCGATTCATGGATGCCTCAGGCGATTTGATGAACCGACAGGGTAA
- a CDS encoding alpha/beta hydrolase family protein: protein MRLFEVILIAILLAAAIAQMTKSFPGWSRPLTTLAVLVAFWHVIHEGTHWQMFPVLAGLILLVAWQLIPVSRRTSRYAAMNKPVAVAVAVLSIATFGMLLIVPMFSLPKPTGTYPIGTRIVYLKDSSRTEDKAEKPGTSRELMVQIWYPADPSNNHLAAYERLSETIPATSYRSVLWTNSREDAPVATQGGPFPVLLFNHAWGGRRTQNTFLTEDLASHGYVVASIDHTYNASRVVLPGDRVINDINGGDAIDPNLHSASDITAIWNKELSKWVADEIFVLNTLQSDDLDQKSPWYGRLDTHRAGALGHSFGGAAAVQLCSVDPRIQSALNMDGWTFGDIRQRAASQPAMFLYGITTSTEQQDPNAMGAEAELDTTDRNEVDASLRQFGGYKVSISNTSHMDFTDHPLVSPWRRWTQPGHISPARIETIVRAYVLAFFDQTIRGANPSLLQSGTPSPFQEVQIEYWSSEAKAASIETLKPPLPR from the coding sequence ATGAGATTATTCGAAGTTATTTTGATTGCGATCCTGCTTGCTGCCGCAATAGCACAGATGACAAAATCGTTCCCCGGTTGGTCGAGACCTCTTACAACTCTCGCAGTCCTGGTCGCTTTCTGGCACGTAATTCATGAGGGAACACACTGGCAGATGTTCCCTGTCCTGGCAGGACTCATCCTGCTGGTTGCCTGGCAACTGATACCTGTGTCTCGTCGAACTTCGCGCTATGCCGCGATGAACAAACCTGTCGCCGTCGCCGTCGCGGTGCTTTCAATTGCTACGTTTGGAATGCTCCTAATCGTGCCCATGTTCTCTCTGCCCAAACCAACGGGAACGTATCCGATAGGAACACGAATCGTTTATCTAAAGGATTCCAGTCGCACTGAAGACAAAGCAGAGAAGCCCGGAACATCCAGGGAACTCATGGTGCAGATATGGTACCCGGCTGATCCCTCGAACAATCATCTCGCCGCCTACGAGAGATTGTCAGAAACAATTCCAGCTACGTCCTATCGCAGCGTCCTCTGGACAAACTCCAGAGAGGATGCTCCCGTGGCGACTCAGGGCGGTCCATTTCCGGTCCTGCTCTTCAACCACGCATGGGGAGGAAGGCGCACCCAGAATACGTTTCTTACCGAGGATCTCGCAAGCCACGGTTATGTCGTCGCTTCGATTGACCATACCTACAACGCAAGTCGTGTCGTGCTGCCTGGAGATCGTGTCATCAACGACATCAATGGTGGCGACGCAATCGACCCGAACCTGCATTCGGCAAGCGACATCACAGCAATTTGGAACAAAGAGCTCAGTAAATGGGTAGCAGACGAGATCTTTGTCCTGAACACGCTGCAAAGCGACGACCTCGACCAAAAGAGTCCATGGTATGGTCGACTCGATACACACCGAGCCGGCGCTCTCGGCCATTCCTTCGGTGGTGCAGCCGCCGTGCAGTTGTGCTCCGTAGATCCTCGAATTCAATCTGCACTGAATATGGATGGCTGGACATTCGGAGATATCCGGCAGCGTGCGGCAAGCCAGCCCGCCATGTTTCTCTACGGAATAACAACTAGCACTGAGCAGCAGGATCCAAACGCCATGGGAGCCGAGGCCGAACTGGATACAACCGATCGCAACGAGGTCGATGCAAGCCTCAGACAATTTGGTGGATACAAGGTGTCCATCAGCAATACCTCACACATGGACTTCACAGATCATCCCCTGGTCAGCCCGTGGCGCAGATGGACGCAGCCTGGTCATATTTCGCCGGCGCGGATAGAAACCATCGTTCGCGCGTATGTCCTTGCATTCTTCGATCAGACAATTCGAGGCGCAAACCCTTCCCTGCTACAGTCAGGAACACCGAGTCCGTTTCAAGAGGTCCAGATAGAGTACTGGAGCTCAGAAGCCAAGGCAGCGTCGATTGAAACCCTGAAGCCGCCCCTGCCTCGATAG
- a CDS encoding metal-sensitive transcriptional regulator yields the protein MPTKKANPKQNVAIVESCGCEIGESDRRAVGVDPEIKASNLRRLRRLEGQIRGLQRMVEEDRYCTDILTQVSSVQEALRSVARALMRNHLSHCATQAIRTGSTEERQAMYDELLELIYKNAR from the coding sequence ATGCCGACGAAGAAAGCAAATCCTAAGCAAAACGTCGCGATCGTGGAATCGTGCGGCTGCGAGATAGGCGAATCGGACCGCAGGGCGGTTGGAGTCGATCCTGAGATCAAGGCCTCCAACCTGCGTCGGCTGCGACGTCTCGAAGGGCAGATCCGGGGTCTCCAGCGCATGGTCGAGGAAGATCGCTACTGCACCGACATTCTTACTCAAGTCTCTTCAGTGCAGGAGGCATTGCGTTCGGTGGCCAGAGCGTTGATGCGGAACCATCTCTCTCACTGCGCAACTCAGGCAATTCGCACCGGATCCACAGAGGAGAGGCAGGCAATGTACGACGAGTTATTGGAACTCATCTACAAAAACGCACGCTAA